One genomic region from Hoeflea algicola encodes:
- a CDS encoding surface lipoprotein assembly modifier: MIASLLAALLLATPVHANIQTQTPFRTAETLVAAGDYPAAERILAKSRFQGAEAIPAAYLLAVVYARTGRPDRAEMILREILSRQPDIDAVRIELVKVLAIQGKRQAAGYHLNQVTDVVDLERDRGQLEQLSRRIGATEGFSLSGYFSLAPSTNVNDGTTQSTVMIGGLPFQIANSARQQSGVGFKAGAVAGYSHALTEKTSLYGALSAGVTDYSNDQYDQQQGEIRAGIRHSELRYTLQAEAIIDRRWQNLKRHSYAIGGRLSGKWNFSQGWWASGEIIHMDRSYDGNAAANTRTTRATASIRRSFSTRLALSLSGSFERETDPARPWNSYDSRSGTVGLETALGFGVRMHASLTGGTRDFKSPFPGLGLVREDKFWEVRSSFRKDGFQIAGFSPIIGIFHKAQSSNVAFFDYQSSGMDLTFTKAF, translated from the coding sequence ATGATAGCATCGCTCCTCGCTGCCTTGCTGCTCGCCACACCGGTGCACGCAAACATTCAGACGCAAACTCCGTTCAGGACTGCCGAAACTCTGGTCGCGGCTGGCGACTACCCAGCCGCCGAGCGTATTCTTGCAAAAAGCCGCTTCCAGGGGGCCGAAGCGATCCCGGCCGCCTATCTGCTTGCCGTGGTCTATGCGCGTACCGGTCGCCCGGACCGCGCTGAAATGATATTGCGCGAGATTCTCTCTCGGCAACCCGATATCGACGCGGTTCGCATCGAACTGGTCAAGGTCCTGGCGATCCAGGGAAAGCGGCAGGCGGCGGGCTATCATCTCAACCAGGTGACCGACGTCGTCGACCTTGAACGTGACCGGGGTCAACTCGAGCAGCTTTCCCGCCGCATCGGGGCCACCGAAGGGTTTTCGCTTTCAGGCTACTTTTCCCTGGCGCCCTCAACCAATGTCAACGACGGCACCACGCAATCAACCGTGATGATCGGCGGGTTGCCGTTCCAGATCGCCAACAGTGCTCGCCAACAATCGGGAGTGGGCTTCAAGGCCGGAGCCGTCGCCGGTTATTCCCACGCCCTGACGGAAAAAACTTCGCTTTACGGCGCGCTTTCAGCTGGTGTCACGGATTATTCCAATGATCAGTACGACCAGCAGCAAGGCGAGATCAGGGCCGGCATTCGCCACAGCGAACTCCGCTATACACTGCAAGCCGAAGCAATCATCGACCGGCGCTGGCAAAATCTGAAACGGCACAGCTACGCCATCGGCGGGCGTCTGTCGGGAAAATGGAATTTTTCGCAAGGCTGGTGGGCGTCAGGCGAAATCATCCACATGGACAGATCTTACGACGGCAACGCCGCCGCCAATACGCGCACCACGCGGGCAACGGCGTCGATAAGACGATCATTTTCGACCCGCCTGGCGCTCAGCCTCTCCGGCAGTTTCGAGAGAGAAACCGACCCGGCGCGGCCGTGGAACTCCTATGACAGCAGATCGGGGACAGTTGGGCTCGAGACCGCTCTGGGATTTGGCGTGCGGATGCACGCATCCCTCACCGGCGGGACCCGGGATTTCAAAAGCCCATTCCCCGGGCTCGGGCTCGTGCGCGAGGACAAGTTCTGGGAAGTCAGAAGTTCATTCCGCAAGGACGGATTCCAGATTGCCGGTTTCTCTCCGATCATCGGAATATTCCACAAGGCGCAAAGTAGCAACGTCGCCTTCTTCGATTATCAATCAAGTGGAATGGACCTTACTTTCACCAAGGCATTCTGA
- a CDS encoding transferrin-binding protein-like solute binding protein, whose product MKKTVSISGALLLALVPAISGCTSSTGGAIGLAAGGALPIKASGKALAFRANATNTASTNSYTKLPTSQHQIQQAKILEKSKAGGIQIEGSADEDKNPTNTQGTNPALISASSPDMLENGTAIAGMKDAKGNVYFENGNFGDAQASNETANLSSVGVYNVYENNKFVEQIVMKHGTTIRYQEGKDGDATATYAVGYIGNNTTNMPATGMATYKGFTEGGTSVYDDNGTMQQMGLRGGKVELAADFGAGKVTGGISGAQFVTYKGNNMVVLNNDITGLDIKADITGAEYTGTATLVDANKQAIGTTSSNEAIGAFFGDGAAETAAAFLIEGNAPIDGQNRDYIMSGGIGAVKQ is encoded by the coding sequence ATGAAAAAAACTGTTTCAATTTCCGGCGCCTTGCTCCTTGCCCTGGTTCCCGCCATCAGCGGATGCACCTCGTCAACAGGCGGCGCGATCGGGCTCGCCGCTGGCGGCGCGCTGCCAATCAAGGCCTCGGGCAAGGCCTTGGCATTCCGCGCCAACGCCACGAACACCGCGTCGACTAACAGCTACACCAAGCTGCCAACCTCGCAGCATCAGATCCAGCAGGCCAAAATACTCGAAAAATCAAAGGCCGGCGGCATCCAGATCGAAGGCTCCGCGGACGAGGACAAGAACCCCACCAACACTCAGGGCACCAATCCGGCGCTGATTTCCGCTTCCTCTCCCGACATGCTCGAAAATGGTACCGCCATTGCAGGCATGAAGGACGCCAAGGGCAATGTCTATTTTGAGAACGGCAATTTCGGCGATGCCCAGGCCTCCAACGAAACAGCAAACCTGTCATCTGTCGGCGTCTACAATGTCTATGAGAACAACAAATTCGTTGAACAGATCGTCATGAAGCATGGCACCACGATCCGCTATCAGGAGGGCAAGGACGGTGACGCCACCGCCACCTACGCGGTCGGTTACATCGGCAACAACACGACCAACATGCCCGCAACCGGAATGGCGACCTACAAGGGCTTCACCGAAGGCGGCACATCTGTTTATGACGACAATGGAACCATGCAGCAGATGGGCCTTCGCGGCGGCAAGGTTGAACTGGCGGCGGATTTTGGAGCCGGCAAGGTGACCGGCGGCATCAGCGGCGCCCAGTTTGTCACCTACAAAGGCAACAACATGGTCGTGCTCAACAACGACATCACCGGGCTCGACATCAAGGCCGATATCACCGGCGCCGAGTACACCGGCACCGCCACCCTGGTTGACGCCAACAAACAGGCGATCGGCACCACCAGCAGCAATGAAGCAATCGGCGCCTTCTTCGGAGACGGAGCGGCGGAAACAGCGGCTGCCTTCCTGATCGAGGGCAATGCCCCGATTGACGGCCAGAACCGCGATTACATCATGTCCGGAGGGATCGGTGCGGTGAAACAATAA